In Astyanax mexicanus isolate ESR-SI-001 chromosome 25, AstMex3_surface, whole genome shotgun sequence, a genomic segment contains:
- the aptx gene encoding aprataxin isoform X1 has protein sequence MPSCWFVSEDDCHKPIQLPHQQTVSLGRGPETKIKDQKCSRNQVELRADCNRGFISVKQLGTNPTSVDHVVVGKGNQVPLKPGQKLYMVNQLYPYTVRFTEDTSVTGSAGEKSKPAKRPHQRDSTEDKNEESPARKMSTPSHTEQESNRAKTTPAKAEPAGHWSQGLKVSMQDPKMQVYKDEKVVVIKDKYPKARHHWLVLPWDSISSLKALRPEHCELLKHMHKVGDRMIQQCPDNQKLRFRLGYHAIPSMSHIHLHVISQDFDSPCLKNKKHWNSFTTDYFVDSQDIIAMLERDGKVSVKEGTGELLKLPLRCHICHKEQATIPKLKDHLKVHLSS, from the exons ATGCCCAGCTGCTGGTTTGTAAGCGAAGATGACTGTCACAAACCCATTCAGCTCCCTCACCAGCAGACTGTGAGTTTGGGTCGAGGTCCAGAAACTAAGATTAAAGACCAGAAGTGCTCCAGAAACCAAG TTGAACTGAGAGCAGATTGCAACCGAGGATTTATCAGTGTGAAACAG TTAGGAACTAACCCCACCAGTGTGGACCATGTGGTTGTGGGCAAAGGCAATCAG GTGCCTTTAAAGCCGGGTCAGAAACTCTACATGGTCAACCAGCTTTACCCGTACACCGTGCGCTTCACTGAGGACACGTCGGTGACTGGATCTGCTGGGGAGAAGAGCAAACCAGCGAAAAGGCCACACCAGCGAGATTCTACTGAAGATAAGAACGAGGAGAGTCCAGCCAGGAAAATGTCCACGCCGTCTCATACAGAACAGGAGTCAAACAGAGCAAAAACAACACCAGCAAAAGCG GAGCCTGCAGGCCATTGGAGTCAAGGTCTGAAAGTTTCAATGCAGGACCCAAAGATGCAG GTGTATAAAGACGAGAAAGTGGTGGTCATTAAGGATAAATACCCAAAGGCGCGGCACCACTGGCTGGTTCTCCCCTGGGACTCGATCTCCAGTCTGAAGGCTCTGAGGCCGGAGCACTGCGAGCTGCTGAAGCACATGCACAAAGTGGGGGACAGGATGATACAGCAGTGCCCTGACAACCAGAAACTGCGCTTCCGTCTCGGCTACCACGCCATACCCAGCATGAG CCATATTCACCTGCATGTGATCAGCCAAGACTTCGATTCTCCTTGTCTGAAGAACAAGAAGCACTGGAATTCATTCACCACTGATTACTTCGTTGACTCTCAGG ACATCATTGCCATGCTGGAGCGAGACGGTAAAGTGAGCGTGAAGGAAGGAACGGGTGAGCTGCTGAAGCTGCCGTTGCGCTGCCATATTTGCCACAAAGAGCAAGCCACAATACCCAAGCTGAAGGATCACCTCAAAGTTCATCTGTCCTCCTGA
- the aptx gene encoding aprataxin isoform X2: MWLWAKAIRALAVTSYQHHFPHLYNQVPLKPGQKLYMVNQLYPYTVRFTEDTSVTGSAGEKSKPAKRPHQRDSTEDKNEESPARKMSTPSHTEQESNRAKTTPAKAEPAGHWSQGLKVSMQDPKMQVYKDEKVVVIKDKYPKARHHWLVLPWDSISSLKALRPEHCELLKHMHKVGDRMIQQCPDNQKLRFRLGYHAIPSMSHIHLHVISQDFDSPCLKNKKHWNSFTTDYFVDSQDIIAMLERDGKVSVKEGTGELLKLPLRCHICHKEQATIPKLKDHLKVHLSS, translated from the exons ATGTGGTTGTGGGCAAAGGCAATCAG GGCGCTGGCTGTGACATCATACCAACATCATTTCCCTCACCTTTACAACCAGGTGCCTTTAAAGCCGGGTCAGAAACTCTACATGGTCAACCAGCTTTACCCGTACACCGTGCGCTTCACTGAGGACACGTCGGTGACTGGATCTGCTGGGGAGAAGAGCAAACCAGCGAAAAGGCCACACCAGCGAGATTCTACTGAAGATAAGAACGAGGAGAGTCCAGCCAGGAAAATGTCCACGCCGTCTCATACAGAACAGGAGTCAAACAGAGCAAAAACAACACCAGCAAAAGCG GAGCCTGCAGGCCATTGGAGTCAAGGTCTGAAAGTTTCAATGCAGGACCCAAAGATGCAG GTGTATAAAGACGAGAAAGTGGTGGTCATTAAGGATAAATACCCAAAGGCGCGGCACCACTGGCTGGTTCTCCCCTGGGACTCGATCTCCAGTCTGAAGGCTCTGAGGCCGGAGCACTGCGAGCTGCTGAAGCACATGCACAAAGTGGGGGACAGGATGATACAGCAGTGCCCTGACAACCAGAAACTGCGCTTCCGTCTCGGCTACCACGCCATACCCAGCATGAG CCATATTCACCTGCATGTGATCAGCCAAGACTTCGATTCTCCTTGTCTGAAGAACAAGAAGCACTGGAATTCATTCACCACTGATTACTTCGTTGACTCTCAGG ACATCATTGCCATGCTGGAGCGAGACGGTAAAGTGAGCGTGAAGGAAGGAACGGGTGAGCTGCTGAAGCTGCCGTTGCGCTGCCATATTTGCCACAAAGAGCAAGCCACAATACCCAAGCTGAAGGATCACCTCAAAGTTCATCTGTCCTCCTGA